The Bacilli bacterium nucleotide sequence GTCCGGATTAACGACGTCGCGAAAGTCGCCGACTTGGTCAATGCCGCCGGCAAAAGAAACGGCGAAATGAAGCTGACGATTCTGCGCAACGGCACGGAAATTGAACGCCGCATCCGCCCCGCTTTGGACATGGAGGAGCGCGTTTATCGGCTCGGCGTGTACATTCGCGATTCGGCTGCCGGGGTCGGCACCCTGACCTTCTATGCCCCGGAACATGGCATTTACGGAGCGTTGGGGCACATTATTACCGATCTTGATACGCATACGCCGATCATACCCGGCGGAGGAGAAATATTAAATTCCAGCGTTACTTCGATTTCCAAAAGCCAAAACGGCAGCCCCGGGGAAAAACGCGCCCATCTGTTCAATGACCAAAAAGTGCTCGGCAATATCGAGAAGAACACGCAATTCGGCATATTCGGGAAAATGTACCACCCCCCCGGCAATGCGGCATACCGCGAAGCGCTTCCCGTGGCGTTTGCCGAAGACGTCCATAATGGACCGGCGCAAATCTTGACGGTTATCGACGGGCAAAAGGTGGAGAAGTTTGATATTGAAATCGTGCATACGTCCAGACAAAACACACCGACAACAAGAGGCATCGTTATCCGGATAACGGATCCGCGGCTGCTCAACAAAACCGGAGGCATTGTGCAGGGCATGAGCGGCAGCCCGATTATCCAGGACGGCAAAATTGTCGGGGCCGTAACGCATGTGCTAATCAACGATCCGAAATCGGGATACGGCTGCTACATTGAATGGATGCTGCAGGACGCCGGCATCTTGCTGAAAAGCGGCGCCAATCGGGAGCTTAAGGTTGGGTAACCTTAAGCTCCTTTTCCGCGGTTGCGGAAAATGACGAATAACAACGAAAAAAGACGAATATGGAAAATTTACAAAAATATGATAAAAATATTTTTCGACAGAAGGATTTTATGATTATGTGTCGAAATCGTAAAAGGGGGAATTTTCCAAAAAAATTGTATATGAAACGTACCAAAGGAGGAATTTTAAGTTGTACAGGACTCAAGTATTGCTCGCAGACGACAACAGGGAATTTACCAATTTGCTTTCGGAATACCTGGCCGCGCAAGACGACATGGACGTGATTGGCGTCGCTTATAATGGCGACGAGGTGCTTCGCTTGATCGAAGAAGAACGCAAAATTCCCGATGTGCTGATTCTTGACATTATTATGCCCCACCTTGACGGGCTGGGCGTTTTGGAACGGTTGAAAGCAATGAATTTGTCGCCGCAGCCGAAAATCATCATGCTGACTGCGTTCGGGCAAGAAAACATTACGCAAAAAGCGGTTCAACTGGGCGCATCTTATTACATTCTCAAGCCATTCGACATGGAAGTTCTGGCTAACCGGATTCGCCAATTGATTTCGCCGCAAGCCGCAACCACGGCAGGAGCGCCAGTGCGCAACGTCGTGCCGATTGCCAAAGGCCGAAATCTCGACGCCAACATCACCAGCATCATTCACGAAATCGGCGTGCCGGCGCATATCAAGGGATACCAGTATTTGCGCGAAGCAATCACGATGGTTTACACCAACATCGAGATTTTGGGCGCCATTACCAAAACCCTGTATCCGGCCATCGCCGAAAAGTACAAAACGACGCCTTCCCGCGTCGAGCGCGCCATCCGTCATGCCATTGAAGTCGCCTGGACGCGCGGCAATATCGATTCGATCAGCCATCTGTTCGGCTACACGATCAACATCAGCAAGGCGAAACCGACGAACAGCGAATTTATCGCGATGGTGGCGGATAAATTGCGCATCGAGCACAAGGTGTCGTGAGCCGGGCGGGACAACTTTACATCATATGTACAAAGACCACGACTTTATTGGGAAAGCAAATACAAACAAAGGAGTGGTTTATTTTTAAATAATGAAAAATACTGTTGTCGAATAGTTAACAGTTTGCATTTGACCGCATACCTTTCCACGGGAGCGGTCTATTTGCGTTTACTCGCCAGTATCGCGACAATTAGCGAACCGAGTCCTTCCGCGAGGTAGCCGATTGCCTTGCAGCGCAACGCAAAAACAGGTGAATCGCCTTCCTCGCCTTCCCGCACTGCGCAAAAACGTGAGTTCCCTCCCTGCATCGCGAGCGTTACCCCTACATCCCCACGCAACGCTAACGGACGCAGCAGAGGCTAATTGCCGAAAAAAGGCTGGACAAAAATTTAAATTTAGAAGCCGGGCGTAAAACCCCAAATAGCCACTGTCACGTCCGTTTCCCATTATGTGACTAACACTTGGCGCAACCTTAACCCTCCAAAATCGACTGCAGCGTATCGGCCAATATCCGGGTAACCTTCGACCAGGTATATTCCCTCGCATAGTTTTGCACCGCCGCGGGATTAAACCGTTGCGCATTCGTTTCGCAAAGATATTCAATCATAAGCGCGATTTCTTCCGGCGTAACTTCCCAATAGAGTTCGTTTCCATTGCCGCCGTCCCGTATTTTCCAGTATCCGCTCGTCATCATGTGCGAGTAGGGCATATTCAGCCCGTAGCAAGCATAGGCGGAATTAAGCGGATAAATGAGCGATGTTCCCACAGAGGCAGCCTCCAGCCCGATCATGCCGAAAGACTCCATGCGGGCCGGGGCGATAAAATAATGAGCGCGGGCCAGCAAACGGTACCATTCTTTGCGATCGAGAATCTCCGTCACAACCTCCATATTACCGGCATTTGCGGCATAATCCCAGCAATCGGATTTGATAATCAGATGAACGCGCTCGTCGTCCGCAAACTGATCGTTAAAAACATTGATGAGCAAATCCAGGCCCTT carries:
- the spoIVB gene encoding SpoIVB peptidase; this encodes MIGLMLVFFLWSICLTPSFQSYASLPSELRLFSGQSKQLHFTMPVNAQVTVKDLDIVAINGKVKHSLQVDLHEPLALQSLQAGKTEMSVRLFGAIPIKTLKVNVIPDLKVIPGGQTIGVKIKSAGILVVGHHLVTVGQGQKTSPAEQADVRLGDLITKVDGVRINDVAKVADLVNAAGKRNGEMKLTILRNGTEIERRIRPALDMEERVYRLGVYIRDSAAGVGTLTFYAPEHGIYGALGHIITDLDTHTPIIPGGGEILNSSVTSISKSQNGSPGEKRAHLFNDQKVLGNIEKNTQFGIFGKMYHPPGNAAYREALPVAFAEDVHNGPAQILTVIDGQKVEKFDIEIVHTSRQNTPTTRGIVIRITDPRLLNKTGGIVQGMSGSPIIQDGKIVGAVTHVLINDPKSGYGCYIEWMLQDAGILLKSGANRELKVG
- the spo0A gene encoding sporulation transcription factor Spo0A gives rise to the protein MYRTQVLLADDNREFTNLLSEYLAAQDDMDVIGVAYNGDEVLRLIEEERKIPDVLILDIIMPHLDGLGVLERLKAMNLSPQPKIIMLTAFGQENITQKAVQLGASYYILKPFDMEVLANRIRQLISPQAATTAGAPVRNVVPIAKGRNLDANITSIIHEIGVPAHIKGYQYLREAITMVYTNIEILGAITKTLYPAIAEKYKTTPSRVERAIRHAIEVAWTRGNIDSISHLFGYTINISKAKPTNSEFIAMVADKLRIEHKVS
- a CDS encoding glycosyltransferase family 4 protein, which produces MKIIWDGVFNDYSSIGIISHHFTRHLLKLGHTVYVRPWEGSDSHTIPQGCTIHRGERADISIRSCDPFSALLGNHFAEDGTARFHVPLLYFDKGILPDEKVAEINNNLPYLLTVSDFTRNLLIFNGVKAKIFVVPLGYDETESQDIDIYQKEQERLVLIYAGYLGGFRKGLDLLINVFNDQFADDERVHLIIKSDCWDYAANAGNMEVVTEILDRKEWYRLLARAHYFIAPARMESFGMIGLEAASVGTSLIYPLNSAYACYGLNMPYSHMMTSGYWKIRDGGNGNELYWEVTPEEIALMIEYLCETNAQRFNPAAVQNYAREYTWSKVTRILADTLQSILEG